One genomic segment of Natrialbaceae archaeon AArc-T1-2 includes these proteins:
- a CDS encoding MBL fold metallo-hydrolase codes for MDDMDFPTPDVSVESITPDGLKSRIDAGEEVTLLDVRMESEYEQWHIDGETVESINVPYFEFLEDEVDDDILAQIPDDREVTVLCAKGGSSEYVAGTLKERGYDVNHLEEGMNGWARIYERVEVSRYDGAGTLYQYQRPSSGCLGYLVVDGDEAAVIDPLRAFTDRYLEDADELGVELKYAIDTHIHADHISGVRALDAVGVEGVIPEASVDRGVTYADEMTLAADGDEFAVGDATIETVYTPGHTSGMTSYLIDDSLLSTGDGLFVESVARPDLEEGDEGAPEAAAQLYETLQERVLVLPDDTLIGGAHFSDAAEPADDGTYTAPIGQLKAEMDALSMDEDEFVELILSDMPPRPANYEDIIPTNLGQQEADDDEAFELELGPNNCAASQESLAGD; via the coding sequence ATGGATGACATGGACTTCCCGACTCCGGACGTCTCCGTCGAGTCGATCACGCCGGACGGACTCAAATCGCGAATCGACGCCGGCGAAGAGGTGACACTCCTCGACGTCCGAATGGAATCGGAGTACGAGCAGTGGCACATCGACGGCGAGACCGTCGAGTCGATCAACGTCCCCTACTTCGAGTTCCTCGAGGACGAGGTCGACGACGACATCCTCGCACAGATCCCCGACGACCGTGAGGTGACGGTGCTCTGTGCGAAAGGCGGCTCGAGCGAGTACGTCGCGGGGACGCTCAAAGAGCGCGGCTACGACGTCAATCACCTCGAGGAAGGGATGAACGGCTGGGCGCGCATCTACGAGCGCGTCGAAGTCTCGCGCTACGACGGTGCCGGGACGCTCTATCAGTACCAGCGTCCCTCGAGTGGCTGTCTCGGCTACCTCGTCGTCGACGGCGACGAAGCCGCCGTCATCGATCCGCTGCGGGCCTTTACGGATCGCTACCTCGAGGACGCTGACGAACTCGGCGTCGAGCTGAAATACGCGATCGACACGCACATCCACGCCGACCACATCTCGGGCGTTCGTGCGCTCGACGCCGTCGGTGTCGAGGGCGTCATTCCAGAGGCCTCCGTCGACCGTGGCGTCACCTACGCCGACGAGATGACCCTGGCCGCAGACGGCGACGAGTTCGCAGTCGGCGACGCCACTATCGAGACGGTCTACACGCCCGGTCACACCTCCGGGATGACCTCTTACCTGATCGACGACTCGCTGCTTTCGACCGGTGACGGCCTCTTCGTCGAGAGCGTCGCCCGTCCCGACCTCGAAGAGGGTGACGAGGGCGCGCCCGAGGCCGCTGCCCAGCTCTATGAGACGCTGCAGGAACGGGTCCTTGTCCTGCCCGATGACACCCTCATCGGCGGTGCTCACTTCAGCGACGCCGCCGAGCCCGCCGACGACGGCACCTACACCGCCCCGATTGGCCAGCTGAAAGCGGAGATGGACGCCCTCTCGATGGACGAAGACGAGTTCGTCGAACTCATCCTCTCGGACATGCCCCCGCGGCCGGCCAACTACGAGGACATCATCCCCACCAACCTCGGCCAGCAGGAGGCAGACGACGACGAAGCGTTCGAACTCGAGCTCGGCCCGAACAACTGCGCCGCCAGCCAGGAATCGCTCGCCGGTGACTGA
- a CDS encoding inorganic phosphate transporter, which yields MDLTTILLFSVAALASLFMAWVIGAGSSGATPFAPAVGANAITTMKAAFVVGILGFAGAVTQGASVSEAVGRELVTGVVLPPSGVIVALLIGAGMMVIGIYTGYPIAIAFTVTGAVIGVGFALGGEPAWAKYAEIGGMWLLTPFVGAGLAFGIARVLPRPDVPEHISVALLAGLVGAVVANLEFVFLEPVGGTIAIAGSTAVPLAGTAAVVVVSVAIGVGAALVVRWDIARDKLGGLQRFLLVLGGLVAFSAGASQVGLAVGPLLPLLEEVSLVSPIAVLLGGGFGILVGSWTGAPRMIKAVSQEYASLGPRRSIATLVPSFLIAQTAVLLGVPVSFNEIVVSAIIGSGLAVGGSAGVSPRKLGVTVVAWIASFLLAFGLGYGSMYALSTFSMTP from the coding sequence ATGGACCTTACGACGATACTGCTTTTTTCCGTCGCCGCGCTCGCGAGTCTGTTCATGGCCTGGGTGATCGGTGCCGGCTCGAGCGGTGCGACGCCGTTCGCTCCGGCCGTCGGCGCGAACGCGATTACGACGATGAAGGCGGCGTTCGTCGTCGGAATCCTCGGCTTTGCCGGTGCGGTCACCCAGGGAGCGAGCGTCTCCGAAGCCGTCGGCCGCGAACTCGTCACCGGCGTCGTTCTCCCGCCAAGCGGCGTCATCGTCGCGCTGTTGATCGGTGCGGGAATGATGGTGATCGGGATCTACACCGGCTATCCGATCGCGATCGCGTTTACCGTCACCGGCGCGGTAATCGGCGTCGGCTTCGCGCTCGGAGGCGAACCGGCGTGGGCGAAGTACGCCGAAATCGGCGGCATGTGGCTTCTCACGCCGTTTGTCGGTGCCGGCCTCGCGTTCGGCATCGCACGCGTGCTTCCGCGGCCCGACGTTCCCGAACACATAAGCGTCGCGTTGCTCGCCGGCCTCGTCGGTGCCGTCGTCGCGAATCTCGAGTTCGTATTTCTCGAGCCGGTCGGCGGGACCATCGCCATCGCTGGAAGCACTGCGGTACCGCTTGCGGGTACCGCCGCCGTGGTCGTCGTCTCGGTTGCCATCGGCGTCGGTGCCGCACTCGTCGTTCGCTGGGATATCGCTCGCGACAAACTCGGCGGGCTGCAGCGGTTCCTGCTCGTTCTCGGCGGGCTCGTGGCGTTCTCTGCGGGTGCGAGCCAGGTCGGACTGGCCGTCGGACCGCTGTTGCCGTTACTCGAGGAGGTCTCATTGGTATCGCCTATCGCAGTCTTACTCGGTGGCGGTTTCGGGATTCTCGTCGGCTCGTGGACCGGTGCGCCACGGATGATTAAGGCGGTCTCCCAGGAGTACGCCTCGCTGGGACCGCGTCGGTCGATCGCGACGCTCGTGCCCTCGTTTCTGATCGCACAGACCGCGGTCTTGCTCGGCGTTCCCGTCTCGTTCAACGAGATCGTCGTCAGTGCGATCATCGGTAGTGGGCTCGCCGTCGGTGGGAGCGCTGGCGTCAGCCCCCGAAAACTCGGAGTTACGGTCGTCGCCTGGATCGCGTCGTTTCTTCTCGCGTTCGGGCTCGGATACGGATCGATGTACGCGCTGTCTACGTTCAGTATGACACCGTAG